The Antedon mediterranea chromosome 7, ecAntMedi1.1, whole genome shotgun sequence genome has a segment encoding these proteins:
- the LOC140055215 gene encoding SWI/SNF-related matrix-associated actin-dependent regulator of chromatin subfamily A containing DEAD/H box 1B-like: MNSIDLSKFRYQNSKKTEKKKLSVGLSLAADDKTVPKSNNSGSPPVKKLLPSVVENCWSASESTPESFKTDFFHCDITCVPETPEQSEDSSLSPVFYKGKPTQFKPRSNLTKTDNFQMDSEAENGLSDQSDEVNNDRQSDDDYKATISEEEYKETITDEEYKETILSDNEEQIISDNEESISDSVSEEDDNGSSKYSDQDNLTNGHATKRKKIRKGRIQSSDEESSDNGSNPTDEKSENEEDTSQLRTCAKRKMRLLSDSAEDSDGNQPEINNEEEEEKNGTEEIDEEDLINQMIDVFPHQSKKVLRRSLVKNNWSVCDAVATVFEHQSSDDSDDSLPKTSTKKKNQRSKPNTGNNTSRWISKTDFRSVAVPKKPGATKMTNGNSKIKKRRRIEVNDSSDNEDEVEKPSKKKKKTVKKDSDEEFCLLPKARTSHRKKRVVATATTDIKWKKNLNGALASSEDESIEANGDVSSDEEGEAFTEEFKVKVVEFFNTSSVDEMVCIEGNSLKKAQEIASQRPFKSFNHLMTAMVSTKGLGTHLVENAEDLFTQRAMLVSLMTECSKITGNTQKLLATNLPRKDSIDSDNSADDEDKDRCIVKRPKLLRKDLKLKPYQVVGLNWLLLMDQQNVNGILADEMGLGKTIQTIAFLAHLVDTGKVGPHVIVVPSSTLDNWDRELSIWAPSLVVLLYFGAGNERAMLRRQLMARVRTCNIILTTYNVCSSTAEDRSLFRKLPIQYSVFDEAHFLKNMTSQRYVNLMKINATNRLLLTGTPLQNSLFELISLLSFTMPSLFTGKTSHLQRIFCMKKQRQGMKENEISTFEKERIAHAKKIMQPFVLRRVKADVLSQLPKKIEIIETCKLETKQEQLNNDLKAKLSRSLQNDSKVLKGAMMQLRKMANHPLLHRVHYDDEKLREMSQIMLKDEEHKEANPALIFEDFSVMFDYEIHHLCHRYPVLKSFRLPIETIIASGKLIVLDRLLPEMKTKNDRVLIFSQFVMMLDILEIYLQHRGYRYLRLDGQTPVTERLELIDQYNKNPDIFIFLLSTKAGGLGINLTSANTVILHDIDYNPYNDKQAEDRCHRVGQTKVVNVIRLISKNTIEEAMLKRAQYKLKLEKGTISGQADDEDTGPCDSAMLKEALRL; the protein is encoded by the exons ATGAATTCGATTGATTTGTCTAAATTTAGGTACCAGAACAGTAAGAAGACAGAAAAGAAAAAACTGAGCGTAGGCCTATCGTTAGCAGCTGATGACAAAACTGTACCAAAGAGCAACAACAGCGGGTCGCCGCCGGTGAAAAAGCTTTTACCTTCAGTTGTTGAAAACTGTTGGTCAGCCTCCGAATCTACACCAGAGAGTTTCAAAACAGATTTCTTTCATTGTG ATATCACATGTGTTCCAGAAACACCAGAACAATCAGAAGATTCATCTTTAAGCCCAGTGTTCTACAAAGGAAAACCTACACAATTTAAGCCCAGGTCAAACTTGACAAAAACAGATAATTTTCAAATGGATTCCGAGGCCGAGAATGGCCTATCTGACCAATCTGATGAAGTTAACAATGACAGACAAAG TGATGATGACTACAAAGCAACAATCAGTGAGGAAGAGTATAAAGAAACGATAACTGATGAAGAATATAAGGAGACAATATTAAGTGATAATGAAGAACAGATAATAAGTGATAATGAAGAATCGATAAGTGATTCAGTGAGTGAGGAGGATGACAATGGAAGCAGTAAATACTCAGATCAAGATAATTTGACAAATGGACATGCGACCAAAAGAAAAAAGATTAGAAAAG gtAGAATACAATCATCAGATGAAGAATCTTCAGATAATGGTTCAAATCCTACTGATGAGAAATCAGAAAACGAAGAAGATACCAGTCAACTAAGAACCTGTGCTAAAAGAAAGATGAGACTGCTAAGTGATTCCGCTGAAGACTCTGACGGCAATCAACCAGAAATAAACAATGAAGAAGAGGAAGAGAAGAACGGCACAGAAGAAATTGATGAAGAAGatttaattaatcaaatgaTTGATGTTTTCCCTCATCAAAGTAAAAAG gttCTTCGTCGATCCCTTGTGAAGAACAACTGGAGTGTATGTGATGCAGTTGCCACTGTGTTTGAACATCAATCTTCAGATGACTCAG ATGACAGTTTACCTAAGACATCAACAAAAAAGAAGAATCAAAGATCAAAACCAAACACAGGAAATAATACCAGCAGATGGATAAGTAAAACAGACTTTCGTTCAGTTGCTGTTCCAAAGAAACCGGGTGCTACAAAAATGACAAATGGAAATAGTAAGATTAAAAAGAGACGTCGTATTGAAGTGAATGATAGTTCAGATAATGAGGATGAAGTTGAGAAACCAAgtaagaagaagaaaaaaactgTCAAAAAGGACTCGGATGAAGAGTTTTGTCTTCTTCCAAAAGCTCGCACAAGTCACAGGAAAAAGAGAGTGGTTGCAACAGCAACTACTGATATCAAATGGAAAAAGAATTTAAACGGAGCTCTCGCTTCAAGTGAGGACGAATCCATTGAAGCAAATGGAGATGTATCTAGTGATGAAGAAGGGGAAGCATTCACAGAAGAGTTTAAAGTCAAAGTTGTGGAGTTTTTTAATACTTCATCTGTTGATGAAATGGTTTGTATTGAGGGAAATTCGTTAAAGAAGGCACAGGAAATCGCAAGTCAGAGACCATTTAAATCTTTTAATCACCTT ATGACAGCAATGGTTTCTACTAAAGGCTTAGGAACACACCTTGTAGAAAATGCAGAAGATTTATTTACTCAGAGAGCAATGCTTGTGAGTTTGATGACTGAATGTTCAAAGATCACGGGCAACACTCAGAAATTGCTTGCGACCAATCTTCCGAGGAAAGACTCAATAGATTCAGACAATTCTGCTGACGATGAGGATAAAGATAGATGTATTGTTAAGCGCCCAAAACTCCTGCGTAAAGA tCTAAAGTTGAAGCCCTACCAAGTAGTAGGTTTAAACTGGCTGTTGTTAATGGACCAACAAAATGTGAATGGAATCCTAGCTGATGAAATG GGGCTTGGTAAGACCATTCAAACAATAGCATTTCTTGCTCATCTTGTGGATACCGGCAAAGTTGGACCTCATGTTATTGTTGTTCCTTCTTCCACATTAG ATAATTGGGACAGAGAGCTAAGTATTTGGGCTCCTTCATTGGTTGTGCTTTTATACTTTGGAGCAGGAAATGAGAGAGCAATGTTACGAAGACAGTTAATGGCTAGAGTGAGGACATGCAACATCATTCTTACCAC GTACAATGTATGTTCAAGTACTGCTGAAGATCGTTCATTATTTCGCAAGTTACCAATACAATATTCTGTGTTTGATGAAGCACATTTCTTGAAAAATATGACAAGTCAGAGATATGTAAATCTAATGAAAATAAAC GCTACAAACCGGTTACTACTGACAGGAACTCCACTACAAAACAGTCTGTTTGAGTTAATATCTCTTCTGAGTTTTACTATGCCTTCTCTATTTACGGGGAAAACGAGTCATTTACAAAGAATATTTTGTATGAAG AAACAAAGGCAAGGCATGAAGGAGAATGAAATAAGTACATTTGAAAAAGAACGAATAGCTCATGCAAAAAAGATTATGCAACCTTTTGTCTTAAGGAGAGTAAAAGCTGAT gtTTTGTCTCAATTACCCAAAAAGATTGAAATAATCGAGACGTGTAAATTAGAGACAAAACAAGAGCAACTGAACAATGACCTTAAAGCAAAACTGTCTAGAAGTTTACAAAACGATTCAAAAGTTTTAAAAGGTGCCATGATGCAGCTTCGCAAGATGGCTAACCATCCTCTTCTTCACCGGGTTCATTACGATGATGAGAAACTTAGAGAAATGTCACAAATTATGCTTAAG GATGAGGAGCACAAGGAAGCAAATCCAGCCTTGATATTTGAGGATTTTAGCGTGATGTTTGACTATGAAATACATCATCTATGTCACCGTTATCCCGTACTGAAATCATTTAGATTACCAATTGAAACTATCATTGCATCAGGGAAACTAATAGTTCTTGATAGATTACTACCTGAAATGAAAACTAAG aatGACAGAGTGCTAATTTTTAGTCAATTTGTAATGATGCTGGACATTCTGGAGATTTATCTACAACATCGGGGATATAGATACCTGAGGTTGGATGGACAGACGCCGGTCACTGAAAG ACTTGAATTGATTGACCAGTATAATAAGAATCCAGATATATTCATCTTCTTGTTATCAACAAAAGCTGGTGGTTTAGGAATCAATTTGACGTCTGCCAACACTGTTATCTTGCATGATATTGATTACAATCCATACAATGATAAACAAGCCGAGGATAGGTGTCACAGAGTAGGACAGACAAA